The sequence GGAGTAGCATCGCCATCCCCAACGGCGGTCTTCACCATCAAAGTCAGCGCATCGCAGCCCAAACTAGCCCGAAAATCGACCCCCCTTGGACAAGTGCTCTTCGGTGACTGGATAGCCATCACACGCCATCTTTAGTCGACACACCCTTAGAGTCAGCCAGCTCCGCATCTTTAAACACCTAATTCGACGCCACCCGCTTTCGCTGAGACGCACCAGGTAGCTCTCGGCTGTTGATAAAAACCCGGCTCTGCTCTCACCACCTCCAGGGCTTTATCGGTCTCTTCAGGAGCTATACAATTCGTTTGCGATACTGGGGCGCCTTATCTCACCAAGGACAAAACATATTTCCAAATTTtgaacaggaaaaaaaaaaggcagcttGCCATCAATACCGCCCAACATGGCTCTCGGAATGATTACCATTATTCACATTGTCCTTGCCGTTCTCGTAATCATCGAGCTCGGCATTACAGGATACCGTAAGTCTCATGCAACCGCATCTTTGCCGTGTTTTGTTTCCCAACTAATGTGTTTTCTTTGCAGTTGTTAACATGACAAGCGGCTTTGGCGCCTCATCTCCGGCCACATATGCATTTCTGCTCTTCGACTCAATCTGGAGCTTGTTCATTGTCATCTATTTGGCCATTACGCCTATTTACCTTGCTCGCTTCTACCATGCTCTTGCCGCCTTTGTCCTCCTGGTTATCACGACGATCTTCTGGTTCGCAGGCGCGATTGCCCTTGCGTGTTTCGTTGGCGCGCCAGCCTGTCACGGAAATAACTGGTGCCAGACTAATGAAGCTGGCGTCGCCTTTGCATTTTTCTTGTGGGCAGGTTTCCTGGCGCTCACGATTCTTGAGGGCTTGACTACCTTGAGGGGCCACGCGCGGGCTGACAAGACCACCCCCTCCAACGTTTAAAGAGAAAGTCGCGCCGGCTATATGCAACAACGATTCGACAACGAGACAATGCGACAATGCGACGACATGCAATGCGATGTGCATGCGATGGATGTCGTGCCGATGTGGGTTTGCAGGACCCAGCCCTGggggaagttttttttttttggtgcttAATGCGTGGGATTGGAGGGATGATACCCTAATGATACCTTGATTCCTGATTTCATGAATGGTTATTACTATGAATGGTTTATGTtggtatttatttttgccCGAGGTACAATGCGACAAAGGCATGTCAAAACGGCGACAGTATGAGTTAAAGTATGAAATAAAGCATGAATAAATGAGGCATAAGATTAATCCTGACTGCGAGTCGTGACGATCCTGATAGGGATAAAAATGCAGTGAAAATTCCGCAAATTAAATATGATTCTGTTTTTGTTAATCATACTGTGCTTGTTTATTCCTGATTGTGCTGCTGTCTCTGTTCTTTTGCGGCTCGCAACTCCTGCGAGGGGCAGCATCTTGCATGGCATCATCAGTCCATTATGCTCGGGTCTGTGTGACGCCGCCGTCGCGTCGGTCCCTGCGTGCCGACCCCACCTAAGCGGAGCGGTGACGGGAAGGGATCTCAGAGGGGCAAATACAGCACATGTGGATGAGAAAGacgtagaaaaaaaaaatgtgtTTAGTTGGCGAGCAGCCTGACAAGGCTTCATGAGATGgcaagtagtagtattagcaGCCAGACACGTGGCAGAGGCCGGCCGGATCGCATTTCAGTTAGGGCTCGAATActaatactaggtagtatcTTTGTAACACTTGTTCTACCTACTCCATTTGCTTGAGAGCGGTGTGTGACTCTTTTTGCATAATCGCCGCCCGCATTAGCTTACTACTGTACGTGTGTTCAAGACAGGACGGGTTGGGATTGAGGCCCAGCGATGGcagatttttcttcttgattCTTTCCTATTCCGCCTtacggaaaagaaaaaaaaagaaaaaaaaaaaaaaaaaagtcccaAAGCAACCACAGATTATGAAGAAGGATTAATGAGCTTCTCGTGACAACTTCAAGGTTGTCGCTAATTTAAGGCTCCCTCGTTCGTATTCTAGTGGCTGGTGGCtgactttctttatttttgattttttttttccagccaCCCAATCAATCCGCCTTTCATAAGCCACAGGCACAATACCCCTGGCAAGCCATCAGCCTCttaaaagaacaaaaaaaaaaaaaaaaacagggcCGCAACGCGGGCGgccactttttttcttacagTAAGTAAAAATGCACCCCTGCTTTTAGGTCTCCACTCCGTTGCCTGGGTAGACTATCCGGCcggtgtgtgtgtgttgcgctttttgttgttgtcaATGAgctacaaaaaaaaaaaaaaaatagagctTCAGTAATCCGTGCAACCATCTCTTGAAACTAGCTTCAACCATTCCTTGGCTCTAGCTTCTTGTCGCCAGGTAAAAGCAATATTACTTCCCCATCTTCTTTGTGCTGTTAGTCCCGACTTTGAATTAATCCGGCTAAATGAAAAGCGCGCAGAGGCCCAATCCTTTGACCTCTCCAGTCATCTATCTAATGTGCAGCAGAAGCTGGTTTCCCGTATAATGTTAgctcctctcttttctgctcTCCCAACCACCTCGATATTTCCAGCTGAACAATCCCTGGGCGCCTTACACACGCACTCGCTATTGGCCCCCCCTCCTCTGCAGCTCATCTTATACTTGTAGGACATTAGCATGGTTTATAGTAGCAGcttctatttaataaagcggAGTTGAGGCGCATATCGCCCACGTTTTCTTTGTCAACTTCGCGTTTCTCacctttccttcttcatccacTTTCTCTCCTTGTGGCACGTCATTGCAGTGATTCAAAGGCGCGATATATCGCGATTCCATTGAAGGCTTGATTGCTAGCTGCAGCACCGTTATACTACTGCTTTCCAGCATCTTTGCGCTTGAGGCTACATATCGTCGCATCGTCACCTGTCGCATTTTGCGGCAGCCCCCTCATCGGCCAAGATGCTTTTCGGACTCGTCTTCATATGCACTCGCATCTCGCAGATCGTCACTCTGGTAGGATTCCCCCCCTCCTTATGGCTCTTGCGCCTCCAGTATAAAATAGAACAAGACTCATTCGTTCTCTCCTCGCAAATGCAGATACCTCCAGTTGGCATGCTGAGTTGGTTTGTCAAAAAGTTCAACGACGCAAACATCCTCACGCCCGACGACATCCTggtcctcttcatcgtcaccGTCCTCGCATTGGGCTGGGCTCTCCTCACGCTGCTCTACTACTCGCGATCGTCTCACAACGGCATGTTCGTGTCCTTTGTCGACCTCTGCTTTCTCGGCGCCCTCATCGCCGGCATCTACTACCTGCGCAAGATCCAATACGCCGACTGCCAAGACCCGTCCGTCGACAGCATCTGGTACAATCACATTCACAACGTGGGCATCCCCGGATACTCTTGGCAGATTCAAAAGCCGTGCGCCATGCTCAAGGCCTCCTGGGCGTTTGCCATCATGAACACCGTCTTTTTCGCCGTCACCGCGCTTGCGGCCTGGAGCCATGGAGACAGCGTCATTGTCGAGGAGCGCGTCGTGCGTCATCGCAGCTCGCACAGCGGCCACCATAGCCATCGTCGCCGAAGCCATTCCAACTCGGGCCACAGCTACCACTCTTCGCGCCGAGTATACGTATGAACGAAGAAAACGGggaccttttcttttcaaactTAATTTACGGAGAACGAGGTGAACAAGCAGGAATAATGAACAGGGGGTGACGTTTATCTGGGTGACGATTAGACGACTAGATGACTGGCGGATtacatgattttttttcttcttcttcttcttcttcttttatgaGCGAGGGCAATGGGCAAAAAATCAGCCAGGCGTGGCGCTGATGATTTATGATTTGGAAAGGGCGGCATGATTGCCTGGATAATACTCTTCTTCTGTACGGGGTACATACTGAACAGCTTGGTTGATACATTTGCGCGAGCTCCCATTGGCAATATTTACTCTATTCTTTACGGTTTGTACATAGTGTGAGGGCTAGCGGGGGAGATAGCCCATGAAGATATCTAGCATTAATGTGCTATGAATGAATGTTCAATGCCTCAGATTTTTATTGTTTGCGTCGTTTCAGCATTGGTCTTTCGTGTAGTCGTCATGTTTGTGGTATCTCAATGTCCAACAGCCAGATCAGTGCTTTTCCGTCTCTTCACCAACATGGTAGCCTCTCGCAATGCCACTCCGCCCTTCCTCTATCACCGTGCTAGCCTCATTATCAAAATCACTGCCCAGTCCCTGCCACGTCCTCTGTGTTCGAAGATACTCGGCTCCAGGGCTGGCTACGCCGTTGATACTTGCCAGTTCACCCACCACCCTTTTGATCACAGCGTCTGATGACCGCTGTTCGCTGCTGCCGTTCGTTGTTTGAGCCTTATTCAAGCTGCCGGCAGTGAGTTGCATTGGTCTGCTGTGGCTAACAAGTTTTCCGGTTCTCAAGTCGAAGACTGGGGGTAGTGattcctctccatccacaCCATCTCCGACGTTTTCTTCTATAGTCTCATCCGcttcattcttctcttcctttgcttcctcctccttctttgcGCTGCTATTAGCCTCCTCTAGTGTCAGCTTCTCGATGCCTCCCCACCATTCTTCACCCCatattctctcttcttcgctcaTCAATGCAACTTCCATCTCAAAAGGTGTGATAACAGGCCGCCAGTAGccaacatcatcttcaataaGACCGCTTTCCCAGCATCCAACAACAACCCAACCCTCAATCTCTGCAAAGTTAGCCAGCTTGGCGGGGTTCAGCTTGCCCACTACAACGGTatagctcttcttccccgcAGCGGCGATTTTCTTTCGTAGTAGTTCAATTGATGAGAGGTAGTTGGACACAGAGAGTGTATTAACGAGGATACCGACGACGCCTGCTGAGGCGAGAGTGAGCACTCGAGCAAAGCGTCTACGCAAAAGACCTGCTGTTCGGAAAGTTGGGTTGTCGAGAGTGGGAGAAGTCGGTGATGGTACGGAAAGGACGTGTAGAGAAGCGAATCGAGATTGGAGGGCGAGGAGTAGAGATGCGGGCGGATCTGAAATGTGGAATAGTGAATGCGACTTCAGGAGCTCCTCGTCTATTGAGACGCCAGCTATTCTTCTATTTGGTATTATGCCGGCAGGGTCTCTGACAACTTCTGTCGCTACTACGTTGCTGTACCCCAAGTCTCTGAGGGCCTTCGTTATCGACTCAACATGGTCCTGGTATATCAGGTCTGCCATGATTACAGCCTTTGTATCCTTGTCGACAAACTCTTTTGTGAACTGCGCAACCACGACATCGTGATCCAACTCATGTGACGTGTATACGTATATGACAGGTAGTCGACTCGTCGGGCTTAGACACGTTCTTCCGTAGTGAACGACCACGTCTGAATTCGCATGCTCGGCCGCAATCTCGTCGACGCAGCAGGCGCTGTAGCTTGTGTCTGCCAAAATGCATATCCTCCAATCTTCAGTTCTCTCTGGTGTGCCTGTGCTTGCGAGCTCCTGTTTGAGCACTTCGACCACTCTCGGTGCGTCGACTAGCATGTGATCTGGAAATTGCAGTGCGACTCTTTTCCATCCGCCTTGGAGGATCTCTGCCGCAGTGCGCGGGATCTCGTAGGTGGTTCTGAGCGCATCGTGAGAGAGCGTAGATTTCGTCTCGGTTTGCGCCGAGACTTCGAGGATGTGGTCTTCTGGAGTTGACAGCACAGGCGCCGAAGCGAGCTCGCTCATGATTGCTTATTTATTTGTTTGGCGCAGACGTATGGCATCCAAACCGGATGAGTCTGCCTTGATAGAGTATAAAAGACTTGCAGGACGAATACTAAGTTGAAAAGAAATTTCAGAATATCAGGTCATCACTATGCTAGCACAAAAAGTTGGAGGGGCAATCGGCCCTGTGTAATGGTGGGGTGGGCGTGCCAATTTGGTCGTTAGTTAGCGGGAAGGCGGGTGTAAACTACATGCACCTAGCTGCACTACTCCCTCAAATAACTTGGATTATCAAAGATGCGCCTGAGAACATCATCATTCTGTCTGTTTAATTACATGCACATAATTACTCAAATATTAATCATGTTATATCTGAATCTGGCCTGTGCTGTATATTTGTCTCCTACCCCAAACCTTTACGTAACTATAAATAGGAAGCCGAGTCACATTTCTATTCTTAGTCGTGAGGCTTTGTCTTCAAATAATTGACAGAAAATTCATCCTTTGCGTGACTTATTCTCTCATGTGATCTAGAATTATATACAAAACTCCACAAACTTCAGTGATGCGGTGTTTGGCTAGGGACCAGTGTTGTGTAAACACGTTTGGAGTGCTGTGCTGGCAGAATGTATCCGTGCAGTTTTCTAGTGTTATGCAGGGCGAGTTTGAGCCGTCTCACAGCAGGATGTCTTGAGCGTTTGTCAAATTGTCTAGATAAGTTACATAAAGCGTAGGAACGTCATACGTCACAAGAAATTGACAGCGCTGCGCCATCACCATTCTTGATGTCATACACTAAATTATAAAGGGTGTGCGCTCTTACGTCTTTGCGCGTCTTAGTTCTCATCTTTCTACAGCATTTTCCAGCAAAACTAAGACGATAGCACGAtggaagatgatggtgcCAAAAGTCATTCAAGCCATTTTCTCGAAAACAAGACCATAGTCATTGCGGGAGCAGGTCTTGCGGGCTCCGCATTTGTCGTTGGCCTCCAAAAGCTCTGGAACCCGAAACTCAACCCGCCAACTATCATCATCTACGAACGCGATGCACCTGAGATCGCTGCTCAGAGGGAGACTTATACTTTGTCTCTGACTGGATTTGACGATTCAGGTGGCCTTGTTGCGTTGAAGAATCTCGGTTTGCTTGATCACGCGCTGAAGCACGCTATATCTGGACTTGAGGGAGCTGGTGCTTTCAAGATATGGGATTCAAGTTGGAATGAGCAAGTTGCTTTCCGCAGGAAACCAGTTGCAGGCATTCCGTCAACTAGCGTTCGAATTGCGCGAAAAGATATCCGCCAAGTCCTTCACAATACATTCGATCTTGGCGATCAGTGTGCCATCTACTGGGAATCAAAATGCGTGTCTGCTACCCAGCTTCCAGACGGTCGCATAAGAGTGAGAGTTGTTCGGGGAGAAGATGCCCAAGAGATCGAACAAGAGTGTGATCTCCTCATAGCCGCTGACGGAGCGAATAGTAAGCTGCGACAAAGCCTGCGTCCATTTGACACGTTGTGTCATGGCGGCGCAGTTCTCAGAGGAGGAGTAGCCAGATTCGAAGACGCCCTTCCGCAGCCACCAGGTGAGGATTGGGGCTTTGTTGTCTCTCGCACTGGCGTCtcagctttcttttctccagtTGACAAGCACAGGATCTTCTGGGCTGTAGGTCAAAATGAACATCAGATGTGCAATCTGGATCGCAGCTCGCCAACTCAGCTACAAGCAGTCATAGAACAGAGCCTTGATCTTGGGTCACATATCGCAGAGCCCTTTCGGAGCATAGTCAGGCGCACCGATCCTGAGACGGTTCTGCTCTTAAATTCACGAGACAAGCTGCCGTTCGCTCATTACAACATATCTGAAGCACCGGTTGTCTTTCTCGGTGATAGCAATCATGCCCTCAGCGCGTTTGCAGGCATTGGGGGCAACTTGGCATtggtggatggatgggatTTAGCAAACCAGATTTGCAAGCATAACAGCCTGCAGGATGCTGTCCAGGCGTACGACAGCCTCAGCGTACCAAGAGCGACACGAGATGTCAAGCGATCCAGGCGGCTAGTAAAAAGTGCTCACGACACCGGTTGGCGATATTGCCTGTTTTGGTGCATGTTGTTTGTTGGCAAGTTTGTGAGATGGACCTTGAATAAGATGGGCCGCTGAGTTCCAGAAGCGGCAGTTTACATAAGACGCGGAGATTTATGGAGAAGTGGCAGTTTGGAGACCCAGATTTATGCAGGAGGAGGCTAGAACAATGACAGCTCAGTTGTAAATAACGTCGTGTAGAGACGACGCTAGATGATTAATTCATTTCGTGCTTCAGAAACAGGAATATTGCTAATTTTGCGACTCTTTCTGGAAAAATGCTGACTGAATAAGAGAACGAATTGGGTTCTACAGGTACCTAGGCATTAGCTAAGAACGTCGGTAGGCGCAGCTGCTCTCAAAACCGGCGAGCTGTAGAGGACCGATACAGTGCTGATAGCCAGTGTATCCGCCTATCGCACACCCACTTTACGCGAGATAAGCCCCAGCCGGCAGCACTTTAGCGAGTCGAGACGCGATCGCGACGCGGTGCATTTGCAATCTGCATGCATGGGTTCTCTCTCACCCATGTCGTCTTGCCCTCAGCTCGCCGCCGCTTGGCTGCTCAGCGTGTTGATTTTATAATTGCCCGCCCGcgtttgtttctttgtttttgacGCTGTCCATTCGTTACATCCCAAGCTCTACGCAGCTCCAACTATCCGGCAATCTGCCATTCGCCTGGATATCCAATACCTTTCCGTCTCTACTCCGTCGTGAGCAGCCATCTGTGCTCGAGCCGCAATGCCAGGTGACAAGGCAGCGAGCACTGCTCGCACGCCAGCAAAGGCCACTCggccagctgctgccgcctccTCTGCGACCAAACAGAAATCGATAATGTCGTTCTTCCAGAAGTCTTCGCCCGTTGCAAGCTCGCCCGCTGCTCGGGAAAAGGTCTCGTCCGATATCCAATATTCCTCCCCTCTGAAAGAGACCAAAGCCAACTCTCTGCCAAAGACGAAATTCTTTGCCGAGCTTTCCACCCCAGTGCCTTCTAGCGATGCTCTGGAGCCCACCAGCTCGCAAGAGAATATGGAATCGACCGTCAAGCGGTCCAAAGTCAAGTTCGCCGAAGCTTCAGAGAGTGAGGTAGCCCCCAGTAGCCCAATTCGAAAGGTTTGTGTCGCCTTCTCTCCAGGCTCTTTTGGCTTCAGCCTGCTGACTGACTCTGTGCAGGGAAAGAAGGCTATCAATTATGCCGAGTCctcagacgaagatgatgagccTTTTGCCTATGGAGCGGCTTCACAGACTCGGAGGCGTGGTAGGGCACGCAACGTTGTcaatgatgaagacgactaTGGCGAAAGCGATACCGCCGAGCAAGAGGATGAAGGTTCGTATCCAACGCCTACATGATCGCCATATGGAAGCACGAGCCTAACAAGACCTGCAGATGACATGGACGACTTTGTTGTATCCGACGATTCAGACGGAGAGACTTCTCGAccgaagaaaaggaagcgtCCGTCAAAACCTCAATCAGCACGCAAACGCACCAACGTCTCGTCTCCTATCCAGGACGATACGGCACGATATACTGCGAATTTTGATGAAGGTTCTGCTGTGCCTCTTGACCTTCTGGAAATGGATGGTGATCTGGACATGGAAGATATACCTACTGAGTCCACAGCCAAGCAGTGGTCTTATGACCCAGACTCTACTGAAAAGAAACCTGTCGTTAGACCAATTGACCGCGTCAGCACAAAGGATCCTAAGATGAAGGAGAAGGCATATATGAAGGAGCCCAGCGAGCGTTAT comes from Trichoderma asperellum chromosome 3, complete sequence and encodes:
- a CDS encoding uncharacterized protein (EggNog:ENOG41~TransMembrane:4 (i7-28o40-61i73-101o113-135i)), which produces MALGMITIIHIVLAVLVIIELGITGYLVNMTSGFGASSPATYAFLLFDSIWSLFIVIYLAITPIYLARFYHALAAFVLLVITTIFWFAGAIALACFVGAPACHGNNWCQTNEAGVAFAFFLWAGFLALTILEGLTTLRGHARADKTTPSNV
- a CDS encoding uncharacterized protein (EggNog:ENOG41~TransMembrane:1 (o401-421i)), giving the protein MEDDGAKSHSSHFLENKTIVIAGAGLAGSAFVVGLQKLWNPKLNPPTIIIYERDAPEIAAQRETYTLSLTGFDDSGGLVALKNLGLLDHALKHAISGLEGAGAFKIWDSSWNEQVAFRRKPVAGIPSTSVRIARKDIRQVLHNTFDLGDQCAIYWESKCVSATQLPDGRIRVRVVRGEDAQEIEQECDLLIAADGANSKLRQSLRPFDTLCHGGAVLRGGVARFEDALPQPPGEDWGFVVSRTGVSAFFSPVDKHRIFWAVGQNEHQMCNLDRSSPTQLQAVIEQSLDLGSHIAEPFRSIVRRTDPETVLLLNSRDKLPFAHYNISEAPVVFLGDSNHALSAFAGIGGNLALVDGWDLANQICKHNSLQDAVQAYDSLSVPRATRDVKRSRRLVKSAHDTGWRYCLFWCMLFVGKFVRWTLNKMGR
- the DPH2 gene encoding Diphthamide biosynthesis protein 2 (TransMembrane:1 (i276-298o)~BUSCO:EOG092D1YB4) gives rise to the protein MSELASAPVLSTPEDHILEVSAQTETKSTLSHDALRTTYEIPRTAAEILQGGWKRVALQFPDHMLVDAPRVVEVLKQELASTGTPERTEDWRICILADTSYSACCVDEIAAEHANSDVVVHYGRTCLSPTSRLPVIYVYTSHELDHDVVVAQFTKEFVDKDTKAVIMADLIYQDHVESITKALRDLGYSNVVATEVVRDPAGIIPNRRIAGVSIDEELLKSHSLFHISDPPASLLLALQSRFASLHVLSVPSPTSPTLDNPTFRTAGLLRRRFARVLTLASAGVVGILVNTLSVSNYLSSIELLRKKIAAAGKKSYTVVVGKLNPAKLANFAEIEGWVVVGCWESGLIEDDVGYWRPVITPFEMEVALMSEEERIWGEEWWGGIEKLTLEEANSSAKKEEEAKEEKNEADETIEENVGDGVDGEESLPPVFDLRTGKLVSHSRPMQLTAGSLNKAQTTNGSSEQRSSDAVIKRVVGELASINGVASPGAEYLRTQRTWQGLGSDFDNEASTVIEEGRSGIARGYHVGEETEKH
- a CDS encoding uncharacterized protein (EggNog:ENOG41~TransMembrane:3 (n2-10c18/19o42-64i71-92o136-155i)), which codes for MLFGLVFICTRISQIVTLIPPVGMLSWFVKKFNDANILTPDDILVLFIVTVLALGWALLTLLYYSRSSHNGMFVSFVDLCFLGALIAGIYYLRKIQYADCQDPSVDSIWYNHIHNVGIPGYSWQIQKPCAMLKASWAFAIMNTVFFAVTALAAWSHGDSVIVEERVVRHRSSHSGHHSHRRRSHSNSGHSYHSSRRVYV